The proteins below are encoded in one region of Chrysemys picta bellii isolate R12L10 chromosome 4, ASM1138683v2, whole genome shotgun sequence:
- the LOC101945981 gene encoding receptor-type tyrosine-protein phosphatase V-like isoform X3 gives MKPQLLLPLLWASWLLGTLAEGEGCNRTTSEGHAGAEAVPGERGSLLNVSVSNQGRPDSLFLSWDEPDGGALGYTLAIYTLEPDVLLQNGSAGPNATSFQFQGLVPGAGYSIEVTAALACAEASSQRVSGQTSPAPVHNVSLSSDGSPSALRASWTDAPGQKDGYRLVLYHLDSQGAVRNESVPGAISTFLFDGLLAGSEYALRISTLAGVRQASTSTHQWTAPTTPTALTLQSLGSSTSLFASWSGAEGAAWLRLTLHNLLSRTVTRTVSAKRGLSNYTFQHLSPGTPYHLGMSTAAGPYWAVGPNATAWTYPLSPVNLTLSITGEAGSLQARWTPPAGKRDYYLVTLHQGESRALARNVSVGGDSAHVSFHGLSPGNQYSLQVTAVAGPHRAPSPSAAAWTQPLAPPGVSLSSQGSTSTLHARWKEVAGAGYVVALYSVEPPALVKNSSEVGGVTNLTYEGLSPGTHYAFVISTVAGPYASPPLRVTNWTYPLPVEELSLSNQGQSTSLRASWKGAAAGSVNYSGVLLKARSQAWLRNVTVGESCTNVTFQGLSPGHQYTLEMAAMAGPYRSPVRTAMDWTYPLAPSGVTLTSKRHPLGLSAAWHSASGDRDRFLIHLYSKELLMQQNVSVGPDTQNFTFLGLLPGIQYSVEVTALAGPYRASAPSATAWTYPVSLANMSVTRGPSPRELHVGWMELGGAGDHWVQLYADESLSIIRNVSVRRGAAHVDFDGLVPGVRYRVEVVLQAGPHRTSSQTAIGYTAPLTPLSPAVTNGGSTSALAVRWEASAGQRDGYLVSVYEEGSLAAGRHVNAGKDSTNVSLAGLAPGSCYHIGISALAGPYSSDPQNVTGCTVPAAPANVSLTNSGSSSVLHAAWDEPPGSRDHYRVILYSLVPWGIETAQSLGPNAQNITWTRLAAGSRFTAQVTAVKGPYESSSVNVTQWTYPLAPANLTLASPSASALQVSWTGAEGGGEGYTVDLYDTSSGRHVGHALLPWGARNHTFQNLIPGTRYSVGVSTVAGPYHSSTPNLTHWTRPLAPLAVRVANQGHPDRLSASWGAAAGGRDGYVLTLYHAGSDAVAARAVAGEDAHNFTFAELAPGHRHSLEVVSIAGPYRAAAANVSDWTYPLAPLNMSLMNQGHPDRLTASWGAAAGGRDGYMLTLYHAGSGAMAARVSVGKDTHNFTFVNLAPGSQYLLELASTAGPYGMSAGNVSDWTYPLAPPNVYLTNQGRPDRLSASWGAAAGERDGYTLTLYHARVGTVAANASVGKDAHEFTFSGLAPGHKYLLEVASAAGPYRTFAGNISDWTTNLSAVPRESHTVLAVSWGHASSQQDYCQLWLRDPGNHTLPQRHTLAGGQVQHFFRGLVPGRNYSVSLSCVAGPYWSSTGILVVPIAPDPVEDLQCHPDSKGFSLSWTFPAGDVEACELAAERLSGGPPQAEARVIAPRNKTSLWGLEPDSSYRISVSAVGRNGLRSRTVTLVCNTSAEVLPPPLRADVPQVEPGSRVLISPDTFSEENGRIEYYAVIVTSNESLSRPTQEIVSSTWYDHYYGEEDSYVAVLLPNPFHPDKRSTPQTWSVPVGTDECGQSREICNGKLKANAQYRFSIAAFTKYDLVDPSVSFTAFSAAGGGADPSPVTVPVVAGIVAGFLLTLAAIFGWVYWKRVRMKRTKKSNLSQEMATYSLRNVHRPIPIQSFKQYYEAKMANANHGFFQEFEELKEVGKEQPKVEAELPANVSKNRYPHVLPYDHSRVRLSLLREEPHSDYINANYVPGYTSPQEFIVTQGPLKKTIEDFWRLVWEQSVCNIIMLTVGMENGRVLCDHYWPSELSPVSYGHIRVDLLSHSSADEWTTRTFKLWHEDLQEERRVTHLHYTAWPDHGIPESTASLMAFLDLARGHMQTAKGSGPTLVHCSAGVGRSGTFIALDRLLQQLKQEKAVDVFNTIYTMRMSRYLMIQTLGQYVFLHSCILEKIMEELLLGQSGTEISCPIPLKSFLQHHAQKSAKSNAGFLREYEILLEVAKDKASSAAPSAGIQESRPGSSILPYDRSRVKFLPLEQGPFSDLKQTWLLPGCNSSRDYLAVQGPDKVTTEEFWRLVWDHGVHTIVTLLPCQEKGQVLSEACWPLEGSPLYTEMLTIQRGPEKHISGWRCIQLKLKHEKKVKERQVQRFLYPLWGCQQQPDVQPLVEFLTAVRRCMPHRKRAGPLLLHCSSGVGQMGMLIALDCLLHQMKAERSVDVYGVTLRLMRSCCLMTPTPDQYVFLYTCIRDILTQRQP, from the exons CACCCACCACGCCAACAGCGCTGAcactccagagcctgggctccagcaccaGCCTCTTTGCCTCCTGGAGCGGTGCCGaaggagctgcctggctgcgcttAACCCTCCACAACCTGCTCTCCCGCACGGTGACCAGGACAGTATCAGCCAAGAGGGGCCTCTCTAATTACACCTTCCAGCACCTCAGCCCTGGCACCCCGTACCATCTGGGGATGAGCACCGCTGCTGGGCCGTACTGGGCAGTGGGGCCCAATGCCACCGCCTGGACAT ACCCCCTGAGCCCAGTCAACCTGACCCTGAGCATCACTGGGGAGGCTGGCTCATTGCAGGCTCGCTGGACCCCACCCGCTGGAAAGAGGGACTATTATCTGGTGACCTTGCATCAGGGagagagcagagccctggctAGGAACGTGTCTGTGGGAGGAGACAGCGCTCACGTCAGCTTCCACGGGCTGAGCCCTGGGAACCAGTACTCACTGCAAGTGACAGCCGTGGCTGGGCCGCACAGGGCACCTTCTCCGAGTGCTGCCGCCTGGACAC AGCCACTAGCGCCACCTGGCGTGAGCCTCTCCAGCCAGGGGAGCACCTCCACCCTGCATGCCCGTTGGAAGGAGGTGGCTGGAGCTGGGTACGTGGTGGCGTTGTACTCCGTGGAGCCCCCTGCACTGGTGAAGAATAGCTCTGAGGTGGGAGGTGTAACCAACCTTACCTATGAAGGGCTGAGCCCAGGGACCCACtatgcctttgtgatcagcacgGTAGCTGGGCCTTACGCCTCCCCACCCCTGCGCGTCACCAACTGGACAT ATCCTTTGCCCGTGGAAGAGCTGAGCCTCAGCAACCAGGGCCAAAGCACCTCCTTGCGCGCCTCCTGGAAAGGAGCTGCTGCCGGCAGCGTGAATTACAGCGGTGTCCTCCTCAAAGCCAGGTCGCAGGCGTGGCTCAGGAACGTGACCGTGGGGGAGAGCTGCACCAACGTCACCTTCCAGGGGCTGAGCCCCGGGCATCAGTACACCCTGGAGATGGCTGCCATGGCTGGACCTTACAGATCGCCTGTGCGGACGGCCATGGACTGGACAT ACCCTTTGGCCCCATCTGGCGTGACACTGACCAGTAAAAGACACCCCCTGGGTCTCTCTGCTGCCTGGCACAGCGCTTCCGGGGACAGAGACCGGTTCCTCATCCACCTCTACAGCAAGGAGCTCTTGATGCAACAGAAcgtttcagtggggccagacacTCAGAACTTCACTTTCCTGGGGCTTCTCCCCGGGATCCAATACTCCGTGGAGGTGACGGCCCTGGCGGGACCCTACAGAGCCTCGGCGCCATCTGCCACGGCGTGGACGT ACCCTGTGTCGCTGGCCAACATGAGTGTGACACGCGGGCCAAGCCCCCGGGAGCTGCATGTGGGCTGGATGGAGTTGGGCGGGGCGGGAGATCATTGGGTGCAGCTCTACGCGGATGAGTCTCTGTCCATCATCAGGAACGTGTCTGTACGGCGCGGAGCTGCTCACGTCGACTTTGACGGCCTGGTGCCTGGGGTGCGGTACCGGGTGGAGGTCGTCTTACAGGCCGGACCCCACCGCACCTCCTCGCAGACAGCCATCGGCTACACAG CCCCTCTGACACCGCTGTCCCCAGCCGTGACCAACGGGGGCAGCACCTCCGCTCTGGCAGTGCGCTGGGAGGCCTCTGCAGGACAGAGAGATGGCTACCTGGTCAGCGTGTATGAAGagggctccctggcagctgggagaCACGTGAATGCGGGGAAGGACAGCACCAACGTCTCCCTGGCGGGGCTGGCACCAGGATCTTGTTACCACATTGGAATCTCCGCTCTCGCCGGACCCTACAGCTCCGACCCCCAGAATGTCACCGGCTGCACAG TTCCAGCTGCTCCTGCCAACGTGAGCCTCACCAACTCAGGCAGCTCCTCGGTGCTGCACGCTGCCTGGGACGaaccccctgggagcagggaccACTACCGGGTTATTCTGTACAGCCTGGTGCCCTGGGGCATAGAGACAGCTCAGTCCCTGGGACCCAACGCTCAGAACATCACCTGGACTCGCTTGGCAGCGGGCAGCAGATTCACTGCACAAGTCACTGCTGTGAAAGGTCCCTACGAATCCTCCTCTGTCAACGTCACCCAATGGACAT ACCCTCTGGCCCCTGCCAACCTCACCCTGGCCAGCCCCTCTGCCTCCGCCCTTCAGGTCTCCTGGACGGGGgcagaagggggaggagagggctacACCGTGGATCTGTACGACACCTCCTCTGGCAGGCACGTTGGCCACGCTTTGCTCCCCTGGGGCGCTAGGAACCACACCTTCCAGAACCTGATCCCGGGCACCCGCTACAGCGTGGGAGTGAGCACCGTGGCAGGGCCTTACCACTCCAGCACCCCGAACCTCACCCACTGGACAC gccctctggcccctctggctgtgcGTGTGGCAAACCAGGGGCACCCCGACAGGCTGAGCGCGTCCTGGGGAGCAGCCGCCGGGGGCCGCGATGGCTATGTACTGACCCTGTACCACGCGGGATCAGATGCGGTGGCAGCCAGGGCCGTCGCTGGGGAGGACGCCCACAATTTCACCTTCGCAGAGCTGGCCCCAGGACACAGGCACTCGCTGGAGGTGGTCTCCATCGCCGGGCCCTACAGGGCGGCCGCAGCCAATGTCAGCGACTGGACCT ATCCTCTGGCACCCCTTAACATGTCCCTGATGAATCAGGGGCACCCCGACAGGCTGACCGCATcctggggagctgcagcagggggcCGGGACGGCTACATGCTGACCCTGTACCACGCGGGATCGGGTGCCATGGCAGCGAGGGTCTCTGTTGGGAAGGACACCCACAATTTCACCTTTGTGAACCTGGCCCCAGGAAGCCAGTACCTGCTGGAGCTGGCTTCCACAGCTGGGCCCTACGGGATGTCTGCGGGGAACGTCAGCGACTGGACAT ACCCTTTGGCACCCCCTAATGTGTACCTGACAAACCAGGGGCGCCCCGACAGGCTGAGTGCGTCCTGGGGAGCAGCTGCCGGGGAGCGAGATGGCTACACGCTGACCCTGTACCACGCTCGAGTGGGCACAGTGGCAGCTAATGCATCTGTGGGGAAGGATGCCCACGAGTTCACCTTCTCAGGCCTGGCTCCAGGACACAAGTATTTGCTGGAGGTGGCCTCCGCGGCTGGGCCCTACCGGACGTTCGCAGGGAACATCAGCGACTGGACGA CGAATCTCTCTGCGGTGCCCAGGGAGAGCCACACAGTGCTGGCCGTGTCCTGGGGCCACGCCTCCAGCCAGCAGGATTACTGCCAGCTGTGGCTGCGGGATc ctgggaaCCACACGCTACCACAGAGGCACACCCTGGCGGGGGGGCAAGTCCAGCACTTCTTCCGGGGGCTGGTCCCAGGCAGAAATTACTCGGTTTCCCTGAGCTGCGTGGCTGGGCCTTACTGGAGCAGCACGGGTATCTTGGTGGTGCCAATAG CGCCTGACCCAGTGGAAGATCTGCAGTGCCACCCTGACTCCAAGGGCTTTTCCCTGAGCTGGACCTTCCCTGCTGGAGACGTGGAGGCCTGCGAGCTGGCGGCAGAGAGGCTGTCCGGGGGCCCCCCCCAGGCTGAGGCTCGGGTGATCGCTCCCAGGAACAAGACCAGCCTGTGGGGTTTGGAGCCAGACTCTTCGTACCGAATCAGCGTGAGCGCAGTGGGCAGGAACGGGCTGAGGAGCCGGACTGTGACTCTGGTCTGCAACACGTCAGCAGAGG TTCTGCCTCCGCCGCTACGAGCAGACGTTCCGCAGGTCGAGCCTGGCTCCAGAGTTCTCATCTCCCCTGATACATTCAGTGAGGAGAATGGCCGGATCGAGTACTACGCCGTCATCGTCACCAGCAACGAGTCGT TGTCGAGGCCCACCCAGGAAATCGTGTCCAGCACCTGGTACGATCACTATTACGGAGAGGAGGACTCCTACGTGGCTGTGCTGCTCCCCAATCCTTTCCATCCAGACAAGAGGAGCACTCCCCAAACCTGGTCCGTGCCGGTGGGAACGGACGAGTGTGGTCAGTCCCGGGAGATCTGCAATGGGAAGCTGAAGGCAAATGCTCAATATAG GTTCAGCATTGCTGCTTTCACCAAATACGACCTGGTGGATCCTTCTGTGTCCTTCACGGCGTTTTCAG CGGCTGGAGGTGGCGCAGACCCCAGTCCTGTTACCGTGCCAGTCGTGGCTGGGATTGTTGCGGGCTTTCTCCTGACACTTGCGGCGATTTTCGGATGGGTCTACTGGAAGCGGGTCCGAATGAAAAG AACCAAGAAGAGTAATTTATCACAAGAAATGGCCACGTACAGCTTGAG AAATGTCCACCGGCCGATCCCCATCCAGAGCTTCAAGCAGTATTACGAGGCGAAGATGGCAAACGCCAACCACGGCTTCTTCCAGGAGTTTGAG GAGCTGAAGGAAGTGGGAAAGGAGCAGCCTAAGGTGGAAGCAGAACTTCCAGCCAACGTGTCCAAGAACAGATACCCCCACGTGCTGCCCT ACGACCACTCAAGAGTCAGGCTGAGCCTGCTGCGGGAGGAGCCCCACTCCGACTACATCAACGCCAACTACGTCCCC GGCTACACCTCCCCACAGGAGTTCATCGTCACCCAGGGGCCACTGAAGAAAACCATTGAGGATTTCTGGAGGCTGGTGTGGGAGCAGAGCGTCTGCAACATCATCATGCTGACAGTGGGCATGGAGAACGGACGG GTGCTGTGTGATCACTACTGGCCCTCAGAGTTGTCTCCGGTCTCCTACGGACACATCCGCGTTGACCTGCTCTCCCACAGCAGCGCTGACGAGTGGACCACACGCACGTTCAAGCTCTGGCAC GAGGACCTACAGGAGGAGAGACGTGTGACCCACCTGCACTACACGGCATGGCCTGACCACGGCATTCCCGAGTCCACGGCTTCCCTGATGGCCTTCCTGGACCTGGCCCGAGGCCACATGCAGACGGCCAAGGGTTCTGGGCCAACGCTGGTGCACTGCAG tgcaggggtgggccGCAGCGGCACCTTCATCGCCTTGGAccggctgctgcagcagctgaagCAGGAGAAGGCAGTGGACGTGTTCAATACCATTTACACCATGCGGATGAGCCGCTACCTGATGATTCAGACGCTG GGCCAGTATGTTTTCCTGCACAGCTGCATCCTGGAGAAGATCATGGAGGAGCTGCTCTTGGGCCAGTCTGGGACGGAGAT CTCCTGCCCGATCCCTCTCAAAAGCTTCCTGCAGCACCATGCCCAGAAATCAGCCAAGTCCAATGCGGGCTTCCTGCGGGAGTATGAG ATCCTCCTAGAGGTTGCGAAGGACAAAGCCAGCTCTGCAGCACCATCTGCAGGCATCCAGGAGAGCCGCCCTGGCTCCAGCATCCTCCCAT ATGATCGCTCCAGAGTGAAATTTTTGCCGCTGGAACAAGGCCCCTTCTCGGATCTCAAACAGACCTGGCTCCTCCCG GGCTGCAATTCATCCAGGGATTATCTGGCTGTGCAAGGACCCGACAAGGTGACCACTGAGGAATTCTGGCGCTTGGTGTGGGACCATGGTGTCCACACCATAGTCACCCTGCTTCCATGCCAGGAGAAGGGCCAG GTCCTGAGCGAGGCATGCTGGCCCCTGGAGGGCAGTCCACTCTACACAGAGATGTTGACCATCCAGCGGGGCCCGGAGAAGCACATCTCGGGATGGAGGTGCATTCAGCTCAAACTGAAACAC GAGAAGAAAGTGAAGGAGAGGCAGGTGCAGCGATTCCTGTACCCTCTGTGGgggtgccagcagcagccagatgTCCAACCCCTGGTGGAGTTCCTCACCGCAGTTAGACGGTGCATGCCACACAGGAAGCGAGCCGGCCCGCTGCTCCTGCACTGCAG CAGTGGCGTTGGCCAGATGGGGATGCTGATCGCACTGGATTGCctgctgcaccagatgaaagcgGAGCGGAGTGTGGATGTCTACGGAGTCACCCTCAGGCTGATGAGAAGCTGCTGCCTCATGACCCCGACGCCG GATCAGTACGTGTTCTTGTACACGTGCATCCGGGACATCCTCACCCAGAGACAGCCCTAG